The Brachyspira hyodysenteriae ATCC 27164 genome includes a window with the following:
- a CDS encoding alanine/glycine:cation symporter family protein, protein MIEMITKINNVVNGFVWGPIMLTLLVGTGIYLSIRTGFLQITRIPLWVKHTFGALAKKHDLDDNITPFQAVSTALASTVGTGNIAGVTTAIVAGGPGALFWMWFAAFFGMVTKYSEVILAVHYRVKDDLGHHHGGPMYYISKGANMPWLGSIFAAFAALACFGAGNMTQTNAMAGVVYQNFGVPHIVTGVVVVLLTAIIIIGGIRRIATVTEKLVPIMCVIYIVSGIVILFMNMEKIPYAFQRIFEEAFSLKQVGAGFMGYTIMMGMKFGFARGVFSNEAGLGTAPMAHGASNSKNPIEQGLWGIFEVLIDTFFVCTLTGLIAIIFLDANQGTKLNGAELISASFGNNLGHAGSIILTISLILFAFSTFVGWSHYGVVALGYLTRRNKIASYSYRIIFLIIGIVGAVSQLDLIWAIADTLNGLMAIPNLVGLLILSPKIAKLTNDYIKDPNSTIMKD, encoded by the coding sequence ATGATAGAGATGATAACTAAAATAAATAATGTTGTTAATGGTTTTGTATGGGGACCAATAATGCTTACATTATTAGTAGGAACGGGTATATATTTAAGTATAAGAACAGGTTTTTTACAAATAACAAGAATACCTTTATGGGTTAAGCATACATTCGGAGCATTGGCAAAAAAACATGATTTAGATGATAATATTACTCCTTTTCAGGCGGTAAGTACAGCTTTGGCAAGTACTGTAGGTACAGGAAATATTGCAGGTGTTACTACAGCAATAGTAGCAGGAGGACCTGGGGCTTTATTCTGGATGTGGTTTGCTGCTTTTTTTGGAATGGTTACAAAATATTCTGAAGTTATTTTGGCAGTTCATTATAGGGTTAAAGATGATTTAGGACATCATCATGGCGGTCCTATGTATTATATATCTAAAGGTGCTAATATGCCTTGGCTTGGAAGTATATTTGCTGCTTTTGCTGCTTTAGCTTGTTTCGGTGCGGGCAATATGACTCAAACTAATGCTATGGCTGGTGTTGTTTATCAAAATTTTGGAGTGCCTCATATAGTTACAGGTGTAGTAGTTGTACTTTTAACTGCTATAATTATTATAGGCGGAATAAGAAGAATAGCTACTGTTACTGAAAAATTAGTACCTATTATGTGTGTTATATATATAGTTTCTGGAATAGTGATACTATTTATGAATATGGAAAAAATACCTTATGCATTTCAGAGAATATTTGAAGAAGCATTTTCTTTAAAACAAGTTGGTGCAGGATTTATGGGATATACTATTATGATGGGTATGAAATTCGGATTTGCTCGCGGTGTATTCTCAAATGAGGCTGGTTTGGGTACTGCTCCTATGGCTCATGGTGCCAGCAATTCTAAAAATCCTATAGAGCAGGGATTATGGGGAATATTTGAGGTGCTTATAGATACTTTCTTTGTATGTACATTAACAGGACTTATAGCTATAATATTTTTAGATGCTAATCAAGGTACTAAATTAAATGGTGCTGAGCTTATATCTGCTTCTTTCGGAAATAATTTGGGACATGCAGGTTCTATAATACTTACAATATCTTTAATATTATTTGCTTTTTCTACATTCGTAGGTTGGTCTCATTATGGTGTCGTTGCTTTAGGATATCTTACAAGAAGAAATAAAATAGCTTCATATTCTTATAGAATAATATTTTTGATTATAGGTATAGTTGGTGCTGTAAGTCAATTGGATTTGATATGGGCTATAGCGGATACTTTAAATGGTCTTATGGCTATACCGAATTTGGTTGGTCTTTTAATACTTTCTCCAAAAATAGCAAAGCTCACTAATGATTACATAAAAGATCCTAATTCTACTATTATGAAAGATTAA
- the alr gene encoding alanine racemase: MSNYTIAEIDLSALNKNMQIIKSIIKDVKLLNIVKANAYGHGLIEISKASEKFGADALGVANVEEGIKIREVGVKLPILVLFQHFKDESDLVCKYNLSPIISNDECLEYYDKFLKKNGGNLNLYIKVDTGLNRMGAKPEDVVPLAKKVLSYSTLNIEGINTHYAASDMQDDYSVSFTNKQIKVFNDVLNDLNENGIKIKNAHTSNSAAIISYKNTYFDMVRAGIILYGYNDDFLGIKPILSLKSHVVLVRTIKKGESISYGMTWTADKDTRVAVIPIGYADGVPRKLSNNWEVKINGKYYPLRGRICMDSIIAEIGNDSVKIGDEVLIFGNDEKLNADTLAARIDSISHEVLVNIGERVKRVYINE; encoded by the coding sequence ATGTCAAATTATACTATTGCTGAAATTGATTTATCTGCTTTAAATAAAAATATGCAGATTATAAAATCTATTATAAAAGATGTTAAACTTCTAAATATTGTTAAGGCAAATGCTTACGGACATGGCTTGATAGAAATATCTAAAGCCTCAGAAAAATTTGGTGCTGATGCTTTAGGTGTTGCTAATGTTGAAGAGGGCATTAAAATAAGAGAGGTAGGAGTTAAATTGCCTATATTAGTTTTATTTCAGCATTTTAAAGATGAATCTGATTTGGTATGTAAATATAATTTAAGTCCTATTATTAGTAATGATGAATGCTTGGAGTATTATGACAAGTTTTTAAAAAAGAATGGTGGTAATTTAAATCTATATATAAAAGTTGATACAGGATTAAACAGAATGGGAGCTAAACCTGAAGATGTTGTTCCTTTAGCAAAAAAAGTATTATCATATAGTACTTTGAATATAGAAGGTATTAACACTCATTATGCTGCTTCTGATATGCAGGATGATTATTCTGTAAGTTTTACTAATAAACAGATAAAAGTTTTTAATGATGTATTAAATGATTTGAATGAGAATGGAATAAAAATAAAAAATGCTCATACTTCTAATTCTGCTGCAATAATATCATATAAAAATACATATTTTGATATGGTGCGTGCCGGAATCATATTGTATGGATATAATGATGATTTTTTGGGTATTAAACCTATACTAAGTTTAAAATCTCATGTTGTTTTAGTGAGAACTATAAAGAAAGGAGAAAGCATTTCTTATGGAATGACTTGGACTGCTGATAAAGATACTAGAGTTGCTGTAATACCTATAGGTTATGCAGACGGAGTACCAAGAAAATTATCTAATAATTGGGAAGTTAAAATTAATGGAAAATATTATCCTTTACGAGGAAGAATATGTATGGATTCTATTATTGCAGAAATAGGAAACGATAGTGTAAAAATAGGCGATGAGGTATTAATATTTGGAAATGATGAAAAACTTAATGCTGATACTTTGGCTGCTAGAATAGACAGCATAAGTCATGAAGTACTTGTTAATATAGGGGAAAGGGTAAAAAGAGTATATATAAATGAATAA
- a CDS encoding methyl-accepting chemotaxis protein, protein MASEKIKQHVIRRLKILTIPIYLLVDIVIWNIALFFIYKEIPPIYGLKILFSAISFIFFFKYLKMWNTNSNIRLASRVIFIFFTISLVGSIIEIIAYSIINKVFLYTMTLAIFNATINASLLSCVFMMLFKLLSKNFELDENIVTFYIPLIAKLGLIVYLFFSTIILAFLMNHVSVEENVYLNNYSNLVLTEMMAISDNMKKFDNNIKSDMMYYSEAVLNIYSNKNIISRDDIQTNFVNRLAYINDTLKNKYNTVSININQDYLNTDLPYSVTISKDSATDRYTTRASDALTIHNFLENDIENNLVTLGIDVYDRNNIFISAYAPLRLFGRDIGYIISESSIGNIDNMIKNDNILSKWSYIYYVSVKRDVILSSDSRYIAESSSEILSSSPELAENIENFEKSFGNNKSFEIFYPINIAGKKSIAVVSYIEELKIIGLYYKDINTIIKDSDINSIIFNFIFLFISIFILFFGIYLIILKILLSSISRANESTKMLLGGNGDLRKRILSKNNDEIGVLIYNFNLFLSSLDNLIGDLKVESYKVFEEIKVIETIIDENTNRINDQSSSITESVASVNNIITSIQNVTNSTDQQRHAFSSASIAVEELLQTIYKINDNMERQSSAVEQTSASIEEMISNITSVARSVNKADSFSKKLLVDAHDGGDTVDEVIEAVRGIEESSDQIKEIVNVIQGIAEQTNLLAMNAAIEAAHAGEQGRGFSVVADEIRSLAEHTADNTKSITNIIKAITKRIEETVELASNSGKSLDNILDMSENTARVVSEINTANSELEVGGRDILETIRHLNNITTGVKDSVKEQMNSGDVVDSQITLLDQITREVSDIIEANSSGAKEVMHAMSFLNELSVKTVEGNKEFYTATSKLNEIFVRFNELMSKFITNADNIEEAKNASISNKDPNSYSVDERMDMELKSLEEEFKKDNDEFKKDDDVLEMLKEDFKNPEMFSM, encoded by the coding sequence ATGGCTTCAGAAAAGATAAAACAACATGTTATTAGAAGGCTTAAAATTTTAACTATTCCAATCTATTTGTTAGTAGATATCGTTATTTGGAATATAGCATTATTTTTTATATATAAGGAAATTCCGCCTATATATGGTTTGAAAATACTCTTTTCTGCAATTTCTTTTATATTCTTTTTCAAATATTTAAAGATGTGGAATACTAATTCTAATATAAGATTAGCAAGCAGAGTCATATTTATATTCTTTACTATTTCTCTGGTGGGAAGTATTATAGAAATAATAGCATACTCTATTATAAATAAAGTATTTTTATATACTATGACATTGGCAATATTCAATGCTACGATAAATGCTTCATTATTATCATGCGTATTTATGATGTTATTTAAATTATTATCTAAGAATTTTGAATTAGATGAGAATATAGTAACATTTTATATACCTCTTATAGCTAAATTAGGACTTATAGTATATTTGTTTTTCTCTACTATAATATTAGCTTTTCTTATGAACCATGTATCCGTAGAGGAGAATGTTTATTTAAATAATTATAGTAATTTAGTATTAACTGAAATGATGGCTATATCTGATAATATGAAAAAATTTGATAATAATATTAAATCAGATATGATGTATTATTCTGAAGCAGTTCTTAATATTTATTCTAATAAGAATATAATTTCAAGAGATGATATACAAACTAATTTCGTTAATAGATTGGCATATATAAATGATACTTTAAAAAATAAATATAATACAGTATCTATCAATATCAATCAGGATTATCTTAATACAGATCTTCCTTATTCTGTAACAATATCAAAAGATTCTGCTACAGACAGATATACAACCAGAGCATCAGATGCTTTAACTATTCATAATTTCTTGGAAAATGATATAGAAAATAATTTAGTTACTTTAGGTATAGATGTTTATGATAGAAATAATATATTTATATCTGCTTATGCCCCTTTAAGATTATTCGGACGCGATATCGGATATATTATATCTGAATCTAGTATAGGCAATATAGATAATATGATAAAAAATGATAATATACTTTCAAAATGGTCTTATATCTATTATGTATCAGTAAAAAGAGATGTAATATTAAGTTCAGACAGCAGATATATAGCTGAAAGTTCATCTGAAATATTATCATCATCGCCAGAGCTTGCTGAAAATATAGAAAATTTTGAAAAATCATTTGGCAATAATAAATCATTTGAAATATTCTATCCTATTAACATAGCAGGTAAAAAATCTATTGCTGTAGTTTCATATATAGAAGAATTAAAAATTATAGGCTTATATTACAAAGATATAAATACAATAATAAAAGATTCTGATATAAATTCAATTATATTTAATTTTATATTTTTATTTATATCAATATTTATCTTGTTCTTTGGTATTTATTTGATTATTTTGAAAATACTTTTATCTTCAATAAGCAGAGCAAATGAATCTACAAAAATGCTTTTAGGCGGAAATGGAGATTTAAGAAAAAGAATATTATCTAAAAACAATGATGAAATAGGAGTTTTAATTTATAACTTCAATTTATTCTTATCTAGTTTGGATAATCTTATAGGAGATTTAAAAGTAGAAAGTTATAAGGTATTTGAAGAGATAAAAGTAATAGAAACAATTATTGATGAAAATACAAATAGAATAAATGATCAAAGCTCCAGCATTACTGAAAGTGTAGCAAGTGTTAATAACATTATTACTTCTATACAGAATGTTACTAATTCTACAGATCAGCAAAGACATGCTTTTTCATCAGCTTCTATTGCTGTAGAAGAATTGTTACAGACAATTTATAAGATTAATGATAATATGGAACGTCAGTCATCAGCTGTAGAACAGACATCAGCTTCCATTGAAGAGATGATATCCAACATTACATCTGTGGCAAGAAGCGTTAATAAAGCAGACAGCTTCTCTAAAAAACTTCTTGTTGATGCTCATGACGGAGGTGATACAGTAGATGAGGTTATTGAGGCTGTTAGAGGTATTGAGGAAAGTTCTGACCAAATTAAAGAGATAGTTAACGTTATTCAGGGTATTGCTGAGCAAACTAACCTTTTAGCTATGAACGCAGCTATTGAGGCAGCCCATGCCGGAGAGCAAGGAAGAGGTTTCTCTGTTGTTGCTGACGAGATTAGATCTTTGGCAGAGCACACTGCTGATAACACTAAATCCATTACAAACATTATTAAAGCTATCACTAAAAGAATAGAAGAAACAGTGGAGCTTGCAAGTAATAGTGGTAAATCTCTTGATAACATACTTGATATGTCAGAAAATACTGCAAGAGTTGTTTCTGAAATAAATACTGCCAACAGCGAATTAGAGGTTGGAGGAAGAGATATACTTGAAACTATAAGACACTTGAATAATATTACTACAGGTGTTAAAGATAGTGTAAAAGAGCAGATGAATAGCGGTGATGTGGTAGACAGCCAAATCACTTTGCTTGACCAGATTACTAGAGAGGTTTCTGATATAATTGAAGCTAATAGTTCCGGTGCTAAAGAAGTTATGCATGCTATGAGTTTCTTAAATGAACTTTCTGTAAAAACAGTAGAAGGTAATAAAGAATTCTATACTGCTACAAGTAAGTTAAATGAAATCTTTGTAAGATTTAATGAGCTTATGAGTAAGTTTATTACTAATGCTGATAATATAGAAGAAGCTAAGAATGCTAGCATTTCTAATAAGGATCCTAATAGTTATTCTGTAGATGAAAGAATGGATATGGAACTTAAGAGTCTTGAAGAAGAATTTAAAAAGGACAATGATGAATTCAAAAAAGATGATGATGTCTTAGAAATGCTTAAAGAAGACTTTAAAAATCCGGAAATGTTTAGTATGTAA
- the flgF gene encoding flagellar basal-body rod protein FlgF has product MVRGVYTGASGMMAEQARLDVVANNLANVDKPGFKRDTVSFKAFPEMMAARTEDDGVVIFPLGSTDVRPYVGRMGTGVEVNEVFTEWEQGSLRETGNQLDIALGDKGFFAIETPNGERYTRNGSFLIDKDHYLVTKHGYKVMGENGYIQIKTNNFNIDEEGRVSINRRYQDGNTFVQFNDNEWEDEEILDTLKIVRFDNERYLKKEGESFWVDTDISGPAFIAEKGVNRPKVLSRFLEMSNVNPINEMVRMIEVQRAYELNSKTISTHDTLVGRVINEVGRV; this is encoded by the coding sequence ATGGTAAGAGGTGTTTATACAGGTGCCAGCGGTATGATGGCTGAGCAGGCAAGACTTGATGTTGTAGCTAATAACTTGGCTAATGTTGATAAACCTGGATTTAAAAGAGATACAGTAAGTTTCAAAGCTTTTCCAGAAATGATGGCTGCAAGAACAGAAGACGACGGAGTGGTAATATTTCCTCTTGGTTCTACAGATGTAAGACCTTATGTAGGAAGAATGGGAACAGGTGTTGAAGTTAATGAAGTTTTCACAGAATGGGAGCAGGGCTCTTTAAGAGAAACAGGAAATCAGCTTGATATAGCTTTGGGTGATAAAGGATTCTTTGCTATAGAAACTCCTAATGGCGAAAGATACACAAGAAATGGAAGTTTTTTAATAGATAAAGATCATTATCTTGTAACTAAGCATGGCTATAAAGTTATGGGTGAGAATGGATATATTCAGATAAAAACTAATAATTTCAATATAGATGAAGAAGGAAGAGTAAGTATTAACAGAAGATATCAAGACGGCAATACATTTGTACAGTTTAATGATAATGAATGGGAAGATGAAGAGATACTTGATACATTAAAAATAGTAAGATTTGATAATGAAAGATATTTGAAAAAAGAAGGCGAATCTTTCTGGGTAGATACAGATATTAGCGGTCCTGCTTTTATAGCTGAAAAGGGTGTTAATAGACCTAAAGTATTATCAAGGTTTTTAGAAATGAGTAATGTAAATCCTATAAATGAAATGGTTAGAATGATTGAAGTTCAACGTGCTTATGAATTAAATTCCAAAACTATATCTACTCATGATACATTGGTTGGCAGAGTAATTAATGAAGTAGGAAGAGTGTAA
- the murA gene encoding UDP-N-acetylglucosamine 1-carboxyvinyltransferase translates to MYKYVIEGSNNIGGILKVSGSKNASLPLLVASILTDEPVILHNVPDLVDVHVLIDILEPLGKKVDFKNNTTVIISHNGKSEEAPYKLVKKMRGSIIVLGPLLAKRKHCRVSYPGGCAFGPRPIDLHLKGMEALGAKIDITAGYIDAKVEGNLVGADMDLSGKFGPTVLGTDNVMMAAALAKGTTIIRNAAKEPECTNLVDLLNAMGAKITGGGTDILTIEGVEALHGAEFTVIPDRIETGTFLAIAAAGRGKLKLENAEPKHLTYVLDLLSDIGCDIKTTENTIEIDARNKELKPFKVETLPYPGFPTDLQAIYTTLACTINGKSELIEGIYPDRFSHVPELIRMGADIELNTSDIVVNGGKELSGADVQASDLRAGAALVAAGAIAKGATNVHRIYHIERGYENLEDKLKSINIETKKEKDDIL, encoded by the coding sequence ATGTATAAATATGTGATAGAAGGTTCAAACAATATTGGGGGAATATTAAAAGTATCAGGTTCTAAAAATGCATCATTGCCTTTGCTAGTTGCATCTATTTTAACAGATGAACCAGTTATACTTCATAATGTTCCGGATTTGGTAGATGTGCATGTTCTTATAGATATATTAGAGCCTTTAGGGAAGAAAGTAGATTTTAAAAATAATACAACTGTAATAATATCTCATAATGGAAAAAGTGAGGAAGCCCCTTATAAATTGGTTAAGAAAATGAGAGGTTCTATAATAGTACTAGGACCATTACTTGCTAAGAGAAAGCATTGTAGAGTATCATACCCTGGCGGCTGTGCTTTCGGCCCAAGACCAATAGACTTGCATTTGAAAGGAATGGAAGCATTAGGTGCTAAAATAGATATAACAGCAGGATATATAGATGCTAAAGTAGAAGGTAATTTGGTAGGTGCTGATATGGATTTATCAGGTAAATTCGGCCCTACAGTATTGGGTACTGATAATGTTATGATGGCTGCTGCTTTGGCTAAAGGTACTACTATAATAAGAAATGCAGCAAAAGAACCGGAATGTACGAACTTGGTTGATTTGCTTAATGCTATGGGAGCAAAAATTACAGGAGGCGGTACTGATATTCTAACTATAGAAGGAGTTGAAGCTCTTCATGGGGCAGAGTTTACAGTAATACCAGATAGAATAGAAACAGGTACTTTCTTAGCAATAGCTGCTGCCGGAAGAGGTAAGTTAAAGTTGGAAAATGCAGAGCCTAAACATTTAACTTATGTATTAGATTTGCTTTCAGATATAGGATGTGATATAAAAACAACAGAAAATACTATAGAAATAGATGCTAGAAATAAAGAATTAAAACCTTTTAAAGTTGAAACATTACCATATCCTGGTTTTCCTACAGATTTGCAGGCTATTTATACTACATTAGCTTGTACAATCAATGGAAAGAGCGAGCTTATAGAGGGTATTTATCCTGATAGATTCAGCCATGTACCGGAACTTATTCGTATGGGTGCTGACATAGAATTAAATACTTCAGATATAGTTGTAAATGGAGGCAAGGAATTATCAGGGGCTGATGTACAGGCTAGTGATTTAAGAGCTGGTGCTGCTTTGGTTGCTGCTGGTGCTATTGCTAAAGGTGCAACTAATGTTCATAGAATCTATCATATAGAAAGAGGATATGAAAATTTAGAAGATAAATTAAAAAGTATTAATATAGAAACAAAAAAAGAAAAAGATGATATTTTATAA